The following are from one region of the candidate division WOR-3 bacterium genome:
- a CDS encoding helix-turn-helix transcriptional regulator, with the protein MGRKRHDKLTGLPALGAKLRQLREKAGLSQMRLAAKMGFAPTHGYKYIFRLEKGQVPNPTLRTIAAYLEACGAGWQEIADLLPASATQKQPIQQPAKHAEVHPEPPPARPRDTRPQRLRIRTELLTKRQERAQAFWARFERVEQQIAEVLHKRGVVSNQQRHYFAFLRSCCLTIDSYSGLKPGLLDQQLGKLVRSAREAGLDEKILLAIRDICLESMSQPGGSGH; encoded by the coding sequence ATGGGCAGAAAGCGTCACGATAAGCTTACTGGACTGCCTGCGCTTGGTGCGAAGCTAAGACAGTTGCGTGAGAAGGCCGGTCTGTCCCAGATGAGGCTTGCGGCCAAGATGGGCTTTGCGCCAACACACGGCTACAAGTACATATTCCGCCTCGAAAAAGGCCAGGTACCGAATCCAACCCTTCGCACCATTGCCGCCTACCTTGAGGCATGTGGGGCCGGCTGGCAGGAAATTGCCGACCTATTGCCCGCATCTGCGACCCAAAAGCAGCCGATACAGCAGCCGGCCAAGCACGCAGAAGTTCATCCTGAACCACCGCCGGCCCGGCCGCGCGACACTCGACCGCAGCGTCTGCGAATCAGGACTGAGCTCCTGACCAAACGCCAAGAGCGCGCTCAGGCGTTCTGGGCCAGGTTTGAGCGGGTCGAACAACAGATCGCGGAAGTCCTGCACAAACGCGGCGTGGTGTCCAATCAGCAGCGCCACTATTTTGCATTTCTACGCTCCTGCTGTTTGACCATAGATTCCTACTCAGGGCTGAAACCTGGGCTCCTGGACCAGCAACTGGGTAAGTTGGTCCGTTCAGCTCGCGAAGCCGGGTTGGACGAGAAGATACTTCTGGCCATCAGGGACATTTGTCTTGAGTCCATGAGCCAGCCCGGAGGTTCCGGGCACTGA
- a CDS encoding purine-nucleoside phosphorylase: MTRKHVLESVSAIRARTEHRPEIGIVLGTGLTELADLVRDKVAVAYEDIPHFARPTVESHPGRLVLGTLGEKRVAVMQGRIHFYEGYDLAQVTHPIRVMKELGVRTVVLSNACGGLNPNLRTGDIVVITDHINLSGHSPLRGPNDDELGPRFPDMAACYDPMLVELARKTALDIGIQLAQGVYAWVTGPNLETAAECRFLRLIGADLVGMSTVPEVIVARHGGMKCLGFSVVTDMAVAETLKPVSLPDVLAAARAAEPKLTKLLVEILKRM; this comes from the coding sequence ATGACAAGAAAACATGTCCTTGAGAGCGTCAGCGCAATTCGCGCAAGAACCGAACACCGGCCAGAAATCGGCATCGTTCTTGGAACCGGGCTCACCGAACTTGCCGACTTAGTTCGCGACAAGGTAGCGGTAGCGTATGAGGACATCCCCCACTTCGCCCGGCCGACGGTTGAAAGCCACCCTGGCCGCCTTGTGCTCGGAACCCTGGGTGAGAAACGGGTGGCCGTGATGCAAGGCAGGATCCATTTCTACGAGGGGTATGACCTGGCCCAGGTCACGCATCCGATCCGGGTGATGAAGGAACTCGGGGTCAGGACTGTCGTGCTCTCCAACGCCTGCGGTGGACTGAATCCAAATCTGCGCACCGGTGACATTGTCGTCATTACCGACCACATTAATCTGTCTGGCCACAGCCCACTGCGGGGACCGAATGATGATGAGTTGGGGCCTCGCTTTCCTGACATGGCCGCATGTTACGACCCCATGCTTGTCGAACTCGCCCGCAAGACCGCGTTGGACATAGGCATCCAGCTTGCGCAGGGTGTGTATGCTTGGGTGACTGGACCAAACCTCGAGACTGCGGCAGAGTGCCGGTTCCTGCGGCTCATCGGCGCAGACCTGGTCGGCATGTCAACCGTACCCGAAGTGATCGTAGCTCGGCACGGAGGGATGAAGTGTCTTGGTTTCTCAGTCGTAACCGACATGGCCGTGGCCGAAACACTCAAACCGGTAAGTCTGCCTGACGTGCTGGCCGCGGCCCGGGCCGCAGAACCTAAACTCACGAAACTCCTCGTCGAAATCCTGAAACGGATGTAG
- a CDS encoding NAD(P)H-hydrate dehydratase encodes MYRLVTARQMKELDRYAVEELGIPGVKLMENAGRGVVDWLEAELGSLRGKQVAVVCGPGNNGGDGFVACRYLADRGARPVCVLLGSVPGLRGDALVNARRLLDLGARILEVSAADQRLPFLEQSDVIIDAIFGTGLSRPAQGLFADAITAINRAGKYVVSIDVPSGIDAETGEVHEPTVRASLTVTMGLPKYGLVLFPAAACTGKLRVADIGIPAEVLARGGDTFLVDREYVRSVMPCRAKDGHKGTFGTVLLVCGSRGFSGAACLAGRAAVRSGCGLVRLAYPRSISDVVGSQVVEAVKVPLPETRRGTLAAEASSSIVRLAEEVQALAIGPGLTTSAATRDAVLRVLRDVTCPLVIDADAINVLAGQLGILARLKAPAVLTPHPGELGRLTGLEAGRINAQRISLSRKLAKEWNVVLVLKGAPTVTATPDGMVYVNSTGNSGLGTGGTGDVLTGLLAGLLAQGVRPADASVAAAFLHGFAADLAVSELTEYCLDATDLISWLPRAFRAVLARQ; translated from the coding sequence ATGTACCGGCTTGTCACCGCGCGACAGATGAAGGAACTGGACCGGTATGCCGTTGAGGAACTTGGAATCCCGGGTGTAAAGCTGATGGAGAATGCGGGCCGCGGGGTTGTCGATTGGCTGGAAGCAGAGCTTGGCAGCTTACGGGGAAAGCAGGTAGCTGTCGTATGCGGTCCCGGAAACAACGGGGGGGATGGCTTTGTTGCCTGCCGATATCTTGCCGACCGCGGGGCCAGGCCGGTCTGTGTTTTGCTCGGTTCAGTACCAGGTCTCAGAGGTGATGCCCTGGTCAACGCACGCAGACTGCTTGACTTGGGCGCGAGAATCCTGGAGGTCAGCGCTGCTGACCAGCGACTTCCATTTCTTGAACAGTCTGATGTCATTATCGACGCTATCTTTGGCACCGGGCTTTCCAGACCAGCCCAGGGCTTGTTCGCGGACGCAATAACGGCGATCAACCGTGCCGGCAAGTACGTTGTGAGTATTGACGTCCCTTCGGGTATAGATGCCGAGACTGGCGAGGTCCACGAGCCAACGGTCCGGGCCAGCTTGACGGTCACGATGGGCCTGCCCAAGTATGGACTCGTGCTTTTTCCCGCCGCAGCCTGTACTGGCAAGCTCAGGGTCGCTGATATAGGCATTCCGGCCGAGGTCCTTGCCCGGGGCGGTGACACTTTTCTTGTTGACCGGGAATACGTGCGTTCGGTCATGCCGTGCCGAGCGAAGGACGGACACAAGGGTACTTTCGGTACGGTGCTGCTAGTGTGCGGGAGCCGCGGTTTCTCTGGTGCGGCCTGTCTGGCCGGTCGGGCAGCGGTACGCTCGGGTTGCGGATTGGTCAGACTTGCGTATCCTCGTTCCATCTCGGACGTGGTCGGGTCCCAGGTAGTCGAAGCGGTAAAGGTACCTTTGCCCGAAACTAGGCGCGGAACGCTTGCGGCAGAAGCCAGCTCCAGCATTGTCAGGCTGGCGGAGGAAGTCCAGGCTCTCGCCATCGGCCCGGGCCTGACAACCAGTGCCGCGACGCGCGATGCGGTATTGCGTGTCCTACGCGATGTCACCTGTCCTTTGGTCATCGATGCCGATGCTATCAATGTTCTTGCAGGGCAGCTAGGCATCCTCGCAAGGCTCAAGGCACCGGCTGTGCTTACGCCCCATCCGGGCGAACTGGGCCGACTCACCGGGCTTGAGGCCGGTCGGATAAACGCCCAGCGTATCAGCCTGTCCCGCAAGCTGGCCAAGGAATGGAACGTCGTTTTGGTGCTCAAGGGCGCGCCGACGGTGACGGCTACCCCGGACGGCATGGTGTATGTCAATTCCACCGGCAACTCCGGCCTTGGCACAGGTGGAACTGGCGATGTCTTGACCGGGCTCCTTGCCGGATTGCTTGCTCAAGGTGTAAGACCAGCCGATGCCTCCGTCGCAGCCGCATTCTTGCACGGATTTGCTGCGGACCTCGCTGTGTCCGAACTCACCGAGTACTGTCTCGATGCCACCGACCTTATCAGCTGGCTGCCCCGTGCCTTTCGCGCGGTCTTGGCCCGGCAATGA
- a CDS encoding DivIVA domain-containing protein has translation MPITPMDIKNKTFATQLRGLSPKEVRSFLELVAREVEELRRERAMLAERVDELSARLDTYERTESLLKDTLVTAQRAHNELRQSAEEHSRVILAEAEHQAKAIILRAEQQAEQLRTKLQQLEARQLSLLDQIRGLAHACLQMADTWESGICSDRSETDRGVTGPGPVANAPQPTEGKNLQHESSDSRREAPRRRPG, from the coding sequence ATGCCGATAACACCGATGGACATCAAGAACAAGACGTTCGCCACGCAGCTACGAGGGCTTTCACCAAAGGAAGTCAGGAGTTTTCTGGAGCTCGTGGCGCGCGAAGTAGAAGAACTGCGTCGGGAGCGCGCCATGTTGGCCGAAAGAGTGGATGAATTGTCAGCGCGACTTGATACCTACGAGCGCACTGAGTCTCTGCTCAAGGATACCTTGGTCACCGCCCAGCGCGCGCACAACGAACTGCGACAGTCAGCCGAAGAACACAGTCGTGTCATACTCGCCGAGGCCGAGCATCAAGCAAAAGCCATCATCCTCAGGGCAGAGCAGCAAGCCGAACAGCTCCGCACGAAACTGCAGCAGCTTGAGGCCAGACAACTAAGTCTCCTCGACCAGATTCGCGGCCTGGCTCATGCGTGCCTGCAGATGGCCGACACGTGGGAATCGGGCATCTGCAGTGATAGATCCGAAACTGACCGTGGCGTCACAGGTCCGGGGCCAGTAGCCAACGCACCACAGCCAACGGAAGGCAAGAACTTGCAACACGAGTCCTCTGATTCCCGGCGAGAAGCGCCGCGCCGTAGACCAGGATGA
- a CDS encoding MFS transporter, whose amino-acid sequence MASRLSLPRTFAALAHRNYRLYWFGNLVSLIGTWIQSIATGWLVLQLSNSAFFVGLNSTLTWLPAWFMSLPGGALADHFNKRNLMIVTQSVLALFALLLAVLTWTRVITIYHLLVISCLSGFVVTMNAPIVQSMIPELVNGKDVLNAVALNSTMFNTARIIGPSIAGVLLTTVGAGACFGINSASFLAVIIPLLFVRLESPARSPNSETMWQRIRQGLGFVAHHPDIRVLIIMVAVFSSFGIIYLPLMPVFARDVFLSGPKGYGILMSSVGIGAVVGGLTIATISRTRHKGWILTYGTLALALLIFGFSFIRDMHLATVVLVLIGFCQTTVASLSNTLIQTLAPDNVRGRVMSVFTLSFNGMFPLGSLVGGAVAQKFGAPASTLVGGCVVLASLVAVSLLRPQIRRL is encoded by the coding sequence ATGGCCTCGAGGCTTTCTCTTCCCCGTACCTTTGCCGCCCTTGCGCACCGCAACTACCGGCTCTACTGGTTTGGCAATCTCGTCTCGCTCATCGGCACCTGGATACAAAGCATCGCCACCGGCTGGCTTGTGCTCCAGCTTTCAAACTCCGCCTTCTTCGTCGGCCTGAACTCAACACTGACCTGGCTACCGGCCTGGTTCATGTCCCTGCCCGGCGGCGCCCTGGCCGATCACTTCAACAAGCGCAACCTGATGATCGTCACCCAGTCAGTCCTGGCACTGTTTGCCCTGCTACTTGCGGTTCTAACTTGGACCCGTGTCATCACCATTTACCATCTGCTCGTAATCTCCTGCTTGTCCGGGTTTGTGGTAACAATGAACGCACCCATTGTCCAGTCAATGATACCCGAACTCGTAAACGGCAAGGACGTCCTTAACGCGGTCGCACTCAACTCGACGATGTTCAACACCGCGCGCATCATCGGCCCTTCGATTGCCGGCGTGCTCCTGACCACGGTCGGCGCCGGTGCCTGCTTCGGCATCAACTCCGCCAGCTTCCTTGCGGTCATAATCCCGCTCTTGTTCGTCCGCCTCGAGTCGCCGGCCCGGTCCCCAAACAGTGAAACAATGTGGCAGCGCATCCGTCAGGGTCTAGGTTTTGTCGCTCATCATCCCGACATCCGGGTTCTGATTATCATGGTTGCGGTGTTCAGCTCGTTTGGCATTATCTACCTTCCCCTGATGCCGGTGTTCGCCCGAGACGTGTTCTTGTCCGGGCCCAAGGGCTATGGCATCCTGATGTCCTCGGTCGGCATTGGCGCGGTGGTCGGCGGCTTGACAATCGCAACTATCAGCCGCACCCGACACAAGGGCTGGATTCTCACCTATGGTACACTGGCCCTGGCGCTACTGATTTTCGGCTTCTCCTTCATCCGTGACATGCACCTGGCAACCGTGGTGCTCGTGCTCATCGGGTTCTGCCAGACAACTGTTGCTTCCCTGTCCAACACGCTGATTCAGACTCTGGCCCCGGACAACGTGCGCGGCCGGGTGATGAGCGTATTCACTCTGTCTTTCAACGGCATGTTTCCCTTGGGAAGTCTTGTCGGTGGAGCAGTCGCCCAGAAATTCGGCGCACCTGCCTCGACCCTTGTCGGCGGATGCGTCGTTCTTGCCAGTCTTGTCGCCGTTTCGCTGCTCCGGCCACAGATTCGCCGCCTGTAG